A stretch of the Oncorhynchus clarkii lewisi isolate Uvic-CL-2024 chromosome 9, UVic_Ocla_1.0, whole genome shotgun sequence genome encodes the following:
- the LOC139417423 gene encoding dnaJ homolog subfamily C member 5-like, whose translation MAAEAQRQRSLSTSGDSLYLVLGIDKNASPEDIKKSYRKLALKFHPDKNPDNPEAADKFKEINNAHAILNDCTKRNIYDKYGSLGLYVAEQFGEENVNTYFVLSSWWAKGLFIFCGLATGCYFCCCLCCCCNCCCGKCKPRPPMDQEPEFYVSPEDLEAQMQSDERDVGGDPIMMQPSGTETTRLTSDNHSSYRTDTGYN comes from the exons ATGGCAGCTGAGGCGCAGAGACAGCGGTCTCTGTCTACGTCAGGAGACTCGCTCTACCTGGTCCTGGGGATCGACAAGAACGCCTCGCCGGAGGACATCAAGAAGTCCTACAG GAAACTGGCCCTGAAGTTCCACCCAGACAAGAACCCAGACAACCCCGAGGCTGCTGATAAGTTTAAGGAAATCAACAACGCCCACGCCATCCTGAACGACTGTACCAAGAGGAACATCTATGACAAGTACGGATCCCTGGGACTGTACGTGGCCGAGCAGTTTGGAGAGGAGAACGTCAACACCTACTTTGTCCTCTCCTCCTGGTGGGCTAAG GGCCTGTTCATCTTCTGTGGCTTGGCGACTGGCTGCTACTTCTGCTGCTGTctgtgctgctgctgtaactGTTGCTGTGGGAAGTGTAAACCGCGGCCTCCCATGGACCAGGAACCAGAGTTCTACGTCTCCCCTGAAGACCTGGAGGCACAGATGCAGTCTGACGAGAGAG acgttGGTGGTGACCCCATCATGATGCAGCCGTCTGGAACAGAGACCACCAGGCTGACGTCAGACAACCACTCCTCCTACCGGACCGACACCGGATACAACTAA